The following proteins are encoded in a genomic region of Arachis ipaensis cultivar K30076 chromosome B02, Araip1.1, whole genome shotgun sequence:
- the LOC107621661 gene encoding myeloid leukemia factor 1 gives MNRRGGGGFGGGAGGGRDPFFDFGGDPFGGGFGGGFGPFGPPGSLISSFFGGRDPFDDPFFRSPFGGGMFGSSPFGAAPAGFPRFPFSQDMHPAGFLDQHQAQAQAPAPESSARRGPIIEELKSDDDDDESGDVKDGNKAKKENPRKHGRSSSEPFIEHPNGGIEGKKSRHLQARNEYNNEFNNRFNVARAEPQTHSFCFQSSTVHYGGANGTYYTSSTTRRTGSDGVTFEEAKEADSSTREASHRVSRGIHGKGHSLSRKLNSDGRVDSMQTLHNLNEDELAGFEDDWKQKGQKYLPEWTGNIGALDNQQTAQARQVGWALPSSAHGHPAQTMSEAQDRTGSSRTQERARIDSGERSASHPRGRGRN, from the exons ATGAATCGACGTGGAGGAGGAGGGTttggtggtggtgctggtggtggtagGGATCCATTCTTTGATTTTGGTGGTGACCCTTTTGGTGGTGGTTTTGGAGGAGGGTTTGGTCCCTTTGGACCTCCTGGAAGCTTAATTTCGAGCTTCTTTGGGGGAAGGGACCCTTTTGATGACCCTTTCTTCAGAAGTCCTTTTGGTGGAGGCATGTTTGGTTCTAGCCCCTTTGGTGCTGCCCCTGCTGGATTCCCTAGGTTCCCTTTCTCCCAGGATATGCATCCAGCTGGGTTTCTTGACCAGCATCAGGCTCAGGCTCAGGCTCCGGCTCCCGAGTCTAGCGCGCGAAGGGGGCCTATCATTGAGGAATTGaaatctgatgatgatgatgatgagagtgGGGATGTGAAAGACGGAAACAAGGCAAAGAAAGAGAATCCACGAAAGCATGGCAGGTCGAGCAGTGAGCCCTTCATTGAACATCCAAACGGAGGAATTGAAG GGAAGAAAAGCAGACACCTGCAGGCTAGGAATGAGTACAACAATGAATTCAACAACAGATTCAATGTGGCTAGGGCTGAACCTCAAACTCACAGCTTCTGCTTCCAGAGCTCAACCGTACACTATGGTGGTGCTAATGGAACATACTATACTTCGTCAACGACAAGGAGGACCGGCAGTGATGGG GTGACATTTGAAGAGGCCAAAGAAGCTGATAGTTCTACAAGGGAAGCTTCTCACAGAGTTTccagaggcattcatggcaag GGACATTCCCTTTCAAGAAAACTTAATTCGGATGGTAGAGTGGACAGCATGCAGACCTTGCACAATCTGAATGAAG ATGAACTTGCTGGCTTTGAAGATGATTGGAAACAAAAAGGTCAAAAGTATTTGCCTGAATGGACTGGGAATATTG GAGCTCTTGATAACCAGCAAACTGCACAGGCCAGGCAGGTTGGGTGGGCTCTCCCTTCTTCGGCGCATGGCCATCCTGCTCAAACAATGTCTGAAGCTCAAGATAGAACAGGCTCTTCTCGCACACAGGAGAGAGCAAGGATAGATTCCGGTGAGAGGAGCGCATCTCATCCACGGGGACGGGGCAGAAACTAA
- the LOC107626532 gene encoding G-type lectin S-receptor-like serine/threonine-protein kinase SD2-2 translates to MPLSYTLFFFFFLQRILTFTIATSSTTIILEGSTTLRSPNNTFELGIFNLPSSNNFYLAIRYASLSKQTLIWVANRRQPSPTQTNTTLQLTNTTTTCHLSLTHPQTSLPLWQTPTPKGPSFSSCNVQLLENGNLVLLSSENGTVLWQSFDEPTDKWLPGMNLTRTQSLVSWKTETDPSPGLYSLRLKPPDYGELELVFNGTDSYWSTGNWTGNFFTGIPEMTNPYIYRFHFEEPFTAAASFGFTETTSDSGFVPTMFRLEPHVCGRFGVCKGHESSELCVCVDGFGPSDEVGWGNGDYTMGCVRKKMDSCDKRDGFQDMGLVKFGSGSVNFSKAKSRSFCESKCLGSCECVGLTFSEGSGLCKNFYGSVFDFQNVSSVGLGVGDGGGALYVRVPRDGNEKGLDSKVLIVAVLVGSVAVLGVVVVTLLVLVKKKRKKELEEEDRFIQMLNLRMFSYKELQLATRGFSEKVGHGGFGTVFQGELSDSTLVAVKRLERPGSGEKEFRAEVSTIGNIQHVNLVRLRGFCSENAHRLLVYEFMQNGALSAYLRREGPSLSWDVRFRVAVGTAKGIAYLHEECRNCIIHCDIKPENILLDSGFNAKVSDFGLAKLMGRDFSRVLATMRGTWGYVAPEWISGVAITAKADVYSYGMTLLELIGGRRNIETLPSAGGCDRGKESGCEMGERWFFPPWAARQIIDGNVASVIDKKLGDAYNIEEARRVSLVAVWCIQDDEAIRPTMDMVVKMLKGLVEIRDPPLPNLLQALVTGESFQGVKSDSGNEISTGGGLSGGNLEVSIADSESYVGDAFPSPMDVIYFLRR, encoded by the exons ATGCCACTCTCTTacactctcttcttcttcttcttccttcaacgCATTCTAACCTTCACCATTGCAACCTCTTCCACCACCATTATTCTAGAAGGAAGCACCACACTCCGAAGCCCAAACAACACCTTCGAACTCGGAATCTTCAACTTGCCATCTTCCAACAACTTCTACCTCGCAATCCGCTACGCTTCACTCTCAAAACAAACCCTCATTTGGGTCGCTAACCGCCGTCAACCCTCCCCAACCCAAACCAATACCACCCTTCAgctcaccaacaccaccaccacgtGCCACCTCAGCCTCACTCACCCCCAAACCTCACTACCTCTATGGCAAACCCCAACTCCAAAAGGCCCTTCCTTTTCTTCTTGCAATGTTCAGTTACTGGAAAATGGAAACTTGGTTCTTCTCTCTTCCGAAAATGGCACCGTTTTGTGGCAGAGCTTCGACGAACCAACTGACAAGTGGCTTCCGGGTATGAACTTGACCCGAACCCAATCTCTTGTTTCGTGGAAAACCGAAACGGACCCTTCGCCGGGGCTTTACTCTCTGCGGCTGAAACCACCGGATTACGGTGAGCTTGAGCTTGTTTTCAACGGCACCGATTCGTACTGGTCCACCGGAAACTGGACCGGTAATTTTTTCACCGGAATTCCTGAGATGACGAATCCGTACATTTACCGGTTCCATTTCGAGGAGCCTTTTACTGCAGCTGCGTCGTTTGGGTTCACAGAGACGACTTCGGATAGTGGCTTTGTTCCGACGATGTTCCGTTTGGAGCCTCACG TTTGTGGGAGGTTCGGAGTTTGCAAAGGTCATGAAAGTTCTGAACTTTGTGTTTGTGTTGATGGGTTTGGGCCTTCTGATGAAGTGGGTTGGGGGAATGGGGATTACACTATGGGTTGTGTTCGTAAAAAAATGGATTCTTGTGATAAAAGGGATGGTTTTCAGGATATGGGGTTGGTGAAATTTGGATCTGGTAGTGTGAATTTTTCGAAAGCTAAGTCTAGGAGCTTTTGTGAGAGTAAATGTTTGGGATCTTGTGAGTGTGTTGGGTTAACTTTTAGTGAAGGGAGTGGTTTGTGTAAGAACTTTTATGGTTCAGTGTTTGATTTTCAGAATGTGAGTTCTGTTGGTCTTGGTgttggtgatggtggtggtgccTTGTATGTGAGGGTGCCAAGAGATGGGAATGAGAAGGGTTTGGATAGTAAAGTTTTGATTGTTGCTGTCCTTGTTGGGTCGGTGGCAGTTTTGGGTGTTGTGGTGGTGACTTTGTTGGTGttggtgaagaagaagaggaagaaggagtTGGAGGAGGAAGATAGATTTATTCAAATGTTGAATTTGAGGATGTTTTCTTACAAGGAGCTTCAATTGGCAACAAGGGGTTTTTCGGAGAAAGTTGGGCATGGTGGATTTGGGACTGTATTTCAAGGTGAATTGAGTGATTCAACTCTTGTTGCTGTGAAGAGGTTGGAGAGGCCAGGGAGTGGGGAGAAAGAGTTCAGGGCCGAGGTTTCGACAATTGGGAACATTCAGCATGTTAATCTTGTGAGGCTTAGAGGCTTTTGTTCTGAGAATGCTCATAGGCTTTTGGTTTATGAGTTCATGCAAAATGGCGCATTGAGCGCTTATCTGCGCAGGGAAGGGCCTAGTTTGAGCTGGGATGTTAGATTTCGAGTTGCAGTTGGAACAGCCAAAGGGATTGCATATTTACATGAGGAGTGTAGGAACTGCATTATACATTGTGATATCAAACCTGAGAATATCCTTTTGGATAGTGGTTTCAATGCAAAGGTTTCGGATTTCGGTTTGGCAAAGCTCATGGGGAGGGATTTCAGTAGGGTGTTGGCAACCATGAGGGGTACTTGGGGGTATGTTGCTCCGGAGTGGATTTCCGGGGTGGCAATTACTGCGAAGGCTGATGTTTATAGTTATGGAATGACATTGCTTGAACTAATTGGTGGTCGCCGAAACATTGAGACACTGCCATCTGCTGGTGGTTGTGACAGAGGCAAAGAGAGTGGTTGTGAGATGGGAGAGAGATGGTTCTTTCCTCCTTGGGCGGCACGGCAGATAATCGACGGCAATGTGGCCTCCGTGATCGATAAGAAACTTGGAGATGCATATAACATTGAGGAGGCTAGAAGGGTTAGTTTGGTAGCAGTTTGGTGCATTCAAGATGATGAAGCTATTAGGCCTACAATGGATATGGTGGTGAAAATGTTGAAAGGGTTAGTGGAAATTAGGGATCCTCCACTGCCGAATTTGCTACAAGCATTGGTTACCGGCGAGTCCTTTCAAGGCGTCAAGTCTGATTCAGGCAATGAGATTTCCACCGGCGGAGGCTTATCCGGCGGCAACTTGGAAGTGTCAATTGCTGATTCAGAATCATATGTTGGAGATGCATTTCCCTCCCCAATGGATGTGATTTACTTCCTAAGGAGATGA
- the LOC107621649 gene encoding pentatricopeptide repeat-containing protein At2g46050, mitochondrial-like encodes MFFKSHFKKQFLFPPTLFSFVTQCFSNYSHEPHPCNHSLSRLKAFVPIPNEPNFRDPEIVHLFCAKALKVAAIRAFLPEGKQLHAHLIKFGFCHVLSLQNQFLSIYLKCKETKDALKLFDELPGRNVVSWNIVIRGIVGCGNENDLNPHLGFSYFKRMLFEKVAPDDITLNALIGVCAKLHDIEIGVQLHCFAMKRGLDLDCFVGSALVDFYAKFGLVENSRKVFCAVTHRDLVMLNVMISCYALNCLPEEAFSIFNSMRLDGANGDEFTFSCLLSICDILEYYDFGKQAHSLILKLSLESDILVASALINMYAKNEDVIDAKRVFDKMAIRNVVAWNTMIVGCGNSGKVIDVMKILRDMLLEGIFPDELTISSVLSSCGYASAITETQQAHALAVKLSFQEFVSVSNSLITAYSKCGNITNAFKCFRLMLEPDLVTYTSLINAYAFHGLGKEATEMFEKMISCGIKPDRISFLGILSACVHCGFVNAGLHYFKLMTDVYRIIPDSDHYTCLIDLLGRHGYINEAFEFLKSIPIQAESNMLGAFIGSCKLHENIELAKLAAGKLFAIVPEKIVNYAVMANIYASHNHWLDAERVRKTMRDKDVAKFPGCSWIQVGNQVHSFVSSDKVHPKLLQIYATLKMLLRSMKEENGVKL; translated from the coding sequence aTGTTCTTCAAATCCCATTTCAAAAAACAGTTCCTTTTCCCTCCAACACTTTTCTCATTTGTAACTCAATGCTTCAGTAACTATTCTCATGAACCACATCCATGTAATCATTCGCTTAGCAGACTCAAAGCTTTTGTTCCAATCCCTAATGAACCCAACTTCAGGGACCCTGAAATTGTTCATTTGTTTTGTGCTAAAGCCCTCAAAGTTGCTGCTATAAGGGCTTTTCTCCCTGAAGGGAAACAGTTGCATGCCCATTTGATAAAGTTTGGTTTTTGTCATGTTCTGTCATTGCAAAATCAGTTCTTGAGTATTTACCTTAAATGCAAGGAAACCAAAGATGCACTTAAACTGTTTGATGAATTGCCTGGGAGAAATGTGGTCTCGTGGAATATTGTGATCCGTGGCATTGTTGGATGTGGAAATGAAAATGACTTGAATCCTCATCTGGGGTTTTCTTATTTCAAGCGGATGTTGTTCGAAAAGGTGGCTCCGGATGATATAACATTGAATGCTTTGATTGGTGTGTGTGCAAAGCTTCATGATATCGAAATTGGAGTACAACTGCACTGTTTTGCAATGAAAAGAGGACTTGATTTGGATTGTTTTGTAGGTAGTGCTTTGGTTGATTTTTATGCAAAATTTGGTTTGGTTGAGAATTCAAGGAAGGTTTTTTGTGCTGTTACACATAGAGATTTGGTTATGTTGAATGTCATGATTTCTTGTTATGCCCTGAATTGTTTACCAGAAGAGGCCTTTAGCATTTTCAACTCAATGAGATTGGATGGTGCTAATGGCGACGAATTCACTTTTAGCTGCCTGCTAAGTATATGTGATATTTTAGAATATTATGATTTTGGAAAGCAAGCTCATAGTCTTATTCTGAAACTGTCACTTGAATCCGATATTCTAGTGGCGAGTGCATTAATCAATATGTACGCAAAAAATGAAGATGTCATTGATGCAAAGAGAGTGTTTGACAAGATGGCGATTCGAAATGTTGTGGCATGGAATACCATGATTGTTGGGTGTGGAAATAGTGGCAAAGTGATTGATGTTATGAAGATTCTCAGAGATATGTTACTCGAAGGAATTTTCCCCGATGAACTCACTATTTCCAGCGTTCTTAGCTCGTGTGGCTATGCTTCTGCCATAACTGAAACTCAGCAAGCTCATGCCTTAGCAGTTAAGCTGTCATTTCAAGAATTTGTATCTGTTTCCAATTCTTTGATTACTGCATACTCCAAGTGTGGTAACATAACTAATGCATTCAAATGCTTCAGATTGATGTTAGAACCTGATCTTGTTACATACACTTCATTGATAAATGCATATGCATTCCATGGTCTTGGCAAAGAAGCAACTGAGATGTTTGAGAAGATGATATCTTGCGGCATAAAACCTGACCGGATTTCTTTTCTTGGCATTCTCTCTGCTTGTGTGCATTGTGGATTCGTGAACGCAGGACTGCACTACTTCAAATTAATGACAGATGTGTATCGTATTATTCCTGATTCAGATCACTATACTTGCCTTATTGATCTCCTTGGAAGACATGGTTACATAAACGAAGCCTTTGAATTCTTGAAATCAATTCCAATTCAAGCTGAATCGAACATGTTAGGAGCATTCATTGGGTCTTGTAAACTGCATGAAAATATAGAACTGGCTAAATTGGCAGCAGGAAAGCTTTTTGCAATAGTTCCAGAGAAGATTGTGAACTATGCTGTCATGGCTAACATTTATGCTTCTCATAATCACTGGCTTGATGCTGAAAGAGTTCGAAAAACCATGAGGGACAAGGATGTTGCTAAATTCCCAGGCTGTAGCTGGATACAGGTTGGTAATCAAGTTCATTCATTTGTGTCTAGTGATAAGGTACACCCTAAACTTTTGCAAATTTATGCTACACTAAAAATGTTGCTTAGGTCAATGAAAGAAGAAAATGGTGTGAAATTGTAA
- the LOC107626531 gene encoding uncharacterized protein LOC107626531 yields MQGGVHHESSLKEKLKSSMCCFMGKVQESLDNNNNMLNINTPMSKTPKSSSSSPATSPGSTSRWLRRHNSNNNNHHHHHRQSLSADFSYDPSSYALNFEDDSGELPLRNFSARLPPSPPRRPTTTTSMAPCH; encoded by the coding sequence ATGCAAGGTGGAGTGCATCATGAAAGTtctctaaaagagaaattgaaatcTTCAATGTGTTGCTTCATGGGCAAGGTACAGGAATCATtagacaataataataatatgttgAACATTAACACTCCGATGTCTAAGACACCAAAGTCGTCGTCATCATCACCCGCCACCTCACCGGGCTCAACGTCACGGTGGCTTCGTAGGcataacagcaacaacaacaaccaccaccaccaccatcgccAATCGCTATCTGCGGATTTTAGCTATGATCCTTCCAGCTATGCCCTCAATTTTGAGGATGATTCTGGAGAGTTGCCTCTGAGAAACTTTAGTGCTCGGTTGCCGCCTTCGCCACCACGGCggccaacaacaaccacctccatgGCTCCATGCCATTGA
- the LOC107621535 gene encoding probable E3 ubiquitin-protein ligase RHB1A — protein sequence MGGCCCSARKPHLHGTPVYYYCSPALEERESLTSNDGNGTAASLTTGLLIGLNLESSIPDTYQSPPAPLPYDTVLRGPASTDSESGRETISGSSFEILVTCEDLEESDCKAQPKSAPLSPRKPEPLKSNESHALVTEEEDVCPICLEEYDAENPKTLTKCDHHFHLSCILEWMERSDSCPICDQEMIFDQPLD from the exons ATGGGAGGTTGCTGTTGTTCTGCCAGAAAACCTCATCTTCACGGAACGCCGGTGTATTACTAT TGTTCGCCAGCTTTGGAAGAGCGCGAGTCTCTAACCTCTAACGACGGTAATGGGACAGCTGCTTCACTCACCACCGGACTGCTCATCGGCTTGAACTTGGAATCATCCATACCAGATACTTACCAGTCGCCTCCTGCGCCTCTACCGTATGATACTGTCCTGAGAGGTCCTGCATCAACAGATTCCGAGTCAGGTAGAGAAACCATTAGTGGTAGTAGTTTCGAAATTTTAGTTACATGTGAAGATCTTGAAGAATCAGATTGTAAAGCTCAACCTAAATCGGCACCCTTGTCTCCAAGGAAGCCGGAACCTTTAAAATCAAATGAATCTCATGCATTGGTGACAGAAGAAGAGGATGTATGTCCAATTTGTCTAGAAG AATATGATGCTGAGAATCCCAAAACACTGACGAAATGCGACCACCACTTTCACCTGTCATGCATTCTCGAGTGGATGGAAAGAAGCGACTCGTGTCCCATATGTGATCAG GAGATGATCTTTGACCAGCCACTGGATTAG